One stretch of Bacteroidota bacterium DNA includes these proteins:
- a CDS encoding glycoside hydrolase family 9 protein, translating to MKNAFFLIIVLPCFLTCQHWIRTNLLGYTPESRKFAVFVSKDTSTNVSSFTLHDALTDEIVYTSSNTMSYGAYGPFLSTYRLNFSSFKQFGSFYISVDNVRSPVFKVARDIYNGTADFLLNYMRQQRSGYNPYLKDSCHTNDGFIIYHPSLDSTHIDVSGGWHDASDYLQYVTTSATAVYHLLFAYTQHPKSFGDEFGINGVKGKNGIPDILDEAKWGLDWLVKMNPQPEMFFNQIADDRDHRGFRLPTEDTVHYGKGKERPVYFISGQPQGIYQHKNRTTGVASTVAKFSSSFALGSEVLQQYYPTFADKLKTKSLEAYEFAKKFPGVSQTAPCRAPYFYEEDNWVDDMELAAAQLFTIQGSKNYLDDAIYFGKQEKTTPWLGADTARHYQWYPFVNIGHSLIAHQSIKHSKQFADFLCDGIEKVYQKGNSNAFQIGIPFIWCSNNLISSFLTQLYLFRSLSHDSSYIEMESSLRDWLFGCNPWGTSMIVGLPSFADTPVDPHSALTHVYQYPINGGLIDGPVRASIFDQHKKYIKLTKADPYAEFQSDLAVYHDDWGDYTNNEPTMDGTASLTMYLSSLEESLPVLNNQNQIQLGGIARMDTTAKEIYLIFTGHEFADGGKQIANALRKNKVKASFFFTGDFYRQKKFVSTIKQLKKEGHYLGAHSDKHLLYASWEKRDSLHVTKEQFNNDVKNNYKAMKAFGIHSSAAPYFLPPYEWYNQTISDWTNELGLQLINFTPGTSSNADYTTPDMPNYISTDSIFSRILRYESNNSSGLNGFLLLSHIGTSEKRSDKFYAKLEALIVQLKKRGYTFKRL from the coding sequence ATGAAAAATGCATTCTTTTTAATTATCGTACTCCCCTGTTTCCTTACTTGTCAGCACTGGATCCGAACAAATCTGTTAGGGTATACTCCCGAGTCCCGCAAATTTGCCGTTTTTGTGAGCAAAGATACATCGACAAATGTTTCGTCATTTACGCTGCACGATGCTTTGACTGATGAAATAGTTTACACTTCGTCAAATACAATGAGTTATGGCGCTTATGGACCATTTTTAAGTACGTATCGATTAAATTTTTCTTCTTTCAAACAATTTGGATCTTTCTATATATCAGTTGATAATGTCCGTTCACCGGTCTTTAAGGTGGCCAGAGATATCTATAATGGAACTGCTGATTTTCTTTTGAATTACATGCGGCAGCAGAGGAGCGGTTACAATCCTTATTTGAAAGATTCGTGCCACACAAATGATGGATTTATCATCTATCATCCCTCTCTCGACTCCACCCACATTGATGTCTCCGGTGGGTGGCACGACGCTTCGGATTATCTTCAATATGTCACCACGTCGGCTACTGCGGTATATCACTTGCTGTTCGCCTATACACAACATCCCAAATCATTCGGGGATGAATTCGGTATAAACGGAGTAAAAGGAAAAAATGGAATTCCCGATATCCTTGATGAAGCAAAGTGGGGTTTGGATTGGCTTGTGAAGATGAATCCGCAGCCGGAAATGTTTTTTAATCAAATTGCCGACGATCGGGATCATCGCGGTTTTCGATTGCCGACGGAAGACACCGTACATTACGGCAAAGGAAAAGAGCGTCCCGTTTATTTTATCTCAGGACAACCGCAAGGAATATATCAGCATAAGAACAGAACAACTGGCGTTGCATCGACTGTTGCAAAATTCTCTTCATCGTTTGCACTTGGCTCCGAAGTGTTGCAACAATATTATCCTACTTTTGCCGATAAATTAAAAACAAAATCGTTGGAAGCGTACGAATTTGCAAAGAAATTTCCGGGAGTATCACAGACCGCTCCCTGCAGGGCACCTTACTTTTACGAGGAAGACAACTGGGTGGATGATATGGAATTGGCAGCTGCTCAGTTATTTACAATTCAGGGATCAAAAAACTATTTAGACGATGCCATATATTTTGGCAAGCAGGAAAAAACGACTCCTTGGCTCGGCGCAGATACGGCCAGACATTACCAATGGTATCCGTTCGTAAATATTGGACATTCTCTTATTGCACATCAATCTATAAAACACTCTAAACAGTTCGCAGATTTTTTGTGCGACGGCATTGAAAAAGTGTATCAAAAAGGAAACTCGAATGCCTTTCAGATAGGTATCCCATTCATCTGGTGTTCCAATAATCTTATCAGTTCGTTCCTGACACAATTATATCTTTTTCGATCACTCTCACATGATTCATCTTATATCGAGATGGAATCATCGTTGCGCGATTGGTTATTTGGATGTAATCCTTGGGGAACAAGCATGATCGTCGGACTCCCCTCGTTTGCAGACACACCGGTTGATCCACACTCTGCATTGACACATGTCTATCAATATCCCATTAATGGCGGTCTCATTGATGGTCCGGTACGAGCATCAATTTTTGATCAGCATAAAAAATACATCAAACTGACAAAAGCTGATCCGTATGCTGAATTTCAATCTGATCTTGCCGTCTATCATGATGATTGGGGAGATTATACAAATAACGAACCGACAATGGATGGCACAGCAAGTTTAACGATGTATCTTTCATCATTGGAAGAATCACTGCCTGTTTTGAATAACCAGAATCAAATCCAACTTGGCGGGATTGCAAGAATGGATACGACAGCGAAGGAGATTTATCTTATTTTTACCGGACATGAATTTGCCGATGGGGGGAAACAGATTGCAAATGCTCTGCGAAAGAATAAAGTGAAAGCCTCATTTTTCTTTACTGGTGATTTTTATCGACAAAAGAAATTTGTCTCTACCATTAAACAATTAAAGAAAGAGGGACATTATCTTGGGGCTCATTCGGACAAGCATCTGCTCTATGCGTCGTGGGAAAAACGTGATTCACTGCATGTTACAAAGGAACAATTTAATAATGATGTGAAAAATAATTATAAAGCGATGAAGGCATTTGGCATACATTCATCTGCTGCTCCTTATTTTCTTCCTCCGTATGAGTGGTATAACCAGACTATTTCAGACTGGACAAATGAGCTTGGATTGCAATTAATTAATTTTACACCTGGCACTTCATCCAATGCAGACTATACTACTCCCGATATGCCAAATTACATATCAACAGATTCTATTTTCAGTCGCATTTTACGGTATGAGTCTAATAACTCATCGGGACTAAACGGTTTTCTACTTCTCTCGCATATCGGAACCAGTGAAAAACGAAGTGATAAATTCTATGCTAAACTTGAAGCATTAATTGTGCAGTTAAAAAAACGTGGATATACGTTCAAAAGATTGTGA
- a CDS encoding translation initiation factor, translating to MKLQSLADLEQLLSDSEREKLHAEKLSTKKIHSGKGNTLRVTLETAGRKGKSVTVISGLQHNPDTMEEIARILKQHCGAGGTVKNGTIEIQGDQRENVSKKLRQMDYVVK from the coding sequence ATGAAACTCCAATCGTTAGCAGATCTTGAACAATTACTTTCCGATTCGGAAAGAGAAAAATTACACGCAGAGAAACTTTCGACAAAAAAGATTCATTCAGGAAAGGGAAATACTCTCCGTGTTACGCTCGAGACGGCTGGACGCAAAGGAAAGAGTGTTACTGTTATTTCAGGATTGCAGCATAATCCGGATACGATGGAAGAGATCGCGCGTATTTTGAAACAACATTGCGGTGCGGGAGGAACGGTGAAGAATGGAACAATTGAGATCCAAGGAGATCAGCGTGAAAATGTATCAAAAAAGCTTAGGCAAATGGATTATGTCGTAAAATAA